From one Dermacentor silvarum isolate Dsil-2018 chromosome 3, BIME_Dsil_1.4, whole genome shotgun sequence genomic stretch:
- the LOC125944292 gene encoding uncharacterized protein LOC125944292: MATKGNCAGDADPVLVSVEESLSSKRLEVLQQKKEREDKLGQLIHTIALEKLPEGNPNQHSYGRPTATDAAPYYLAGYVVKKAGKFSSCHECKATLLATDGVPPAAIFTEMRSFVPGALQLPSKALTALLTRIEKAIAVRTKSNVVFGDLFRCTVEDLTKGGSLVERGWVF, translated from the coding sequence ATGGCGACGAAAGGAAATTGTGCTGGCGATGCAGATCCCGTTCTTGTCAGCGTGGAGGAGAGCCTAAGCTCGAAGAGGCTTGAAGTTCTTCAGCAAAAAAAGGAACGAGAGGACAAGCTTGGACAGCTCATCCACACAATTGCGTTAGAGAAGTTGCCAGAAGGGAACCCAAACCAGCACAGCTATGGCCGACCCACTGCAACTGATGCTGCCCCGTACTACCTTGcaggatacgtagtaaagaaagcAGGAAAGTTTTCCAGCTGCCATGAGTGTAAGGCCACTCTTCTTGCCACGGATGGTGTACCACCTGCAGCCATTTTCACCGAGATGCGCTCCTTTGTCCCGGGTGCCCTCCAGCTGCCATCGAAAGCCCTGACAGCACTGCTTACGCGCATTGAGAAAGCTATAGCTGTAAGAACCAAGTCCAACGTGGTGTTTGGAGACTTGTTTCGGTGCACTGTCGAAGACTTGACAAAAGGCGGCAGCCTTGTAGAGAGAGGTTGGGTGTTCTAG